The sequence TTATTGACTAGACCGGATAAAACTGGCGTGACAAATTGTGACACAGCTGATAGATTTTTCAGTTGTGATAGAAAATCATTGATTTGTTCACCGATGGTCCCTGACAAAAGATTATAACTTTCTAAAAAGGCAATCAAGCTGTTGACCGACTTTGGAATAGCGGTTGTACTCACCGTTACCAACTGAGACACAGTCGTCACAAGGGTCGGCAAGACAATCAAGACCAAACCTGTCACAATCAGCAAAAAGCCTATCAAGACTCCAACAATGGCCAAGCTCCGCTTTGATTTTTCCAAAAAAGAGACCTTAGCAATCAACCCCTCCAACTTTTTCATTGGAACGTTTAAGATAAAGGCAATAATGGCACCCACTAAGAGGGAGTTCATACTGGCTAAAACAGTCTCAAAAAGTCCGAAAATATCCGAGAAATGCAAGACAGCTAGCAAGACGGCTGCTGCAAATGAAATGAGAAATATTTTTTCCTTAAACTGATGAAACATAGGCTTCCTTTTCAATTGTTGTATTCTTTTCATTATACTGCATTGTGAAAAAAAAGTCACTCTTGAATCACCGAAAAACCGACAGGCATAGCCTATCGGTTTTATTCTCTCATAGCATAGCCAACACCACGAACGGTCTTGATATAGGAGTCCTGTCCCGGAACATCCAATTTCCCTCTCAAATATCGGATATAGACATCTACCACATTCGTTTCTACGGCGGTGTCATATTTCCAAACCCGTTCCAAGAGTTGCTCACGGCTGAGAATCTCTGGACTATACATAAGGGTTGCCAGAAGGTCGTATTCTCTTCTGGTTAGATTGACCAGCTCGCCAGCCCGTGTGACTGTCCGATTTTGAAAGTCGATCTTCAAGTCACGATAGGCAGCATGTAGCTTGATTTGACGGCAGTTTTCATCAATGAAGTCACGCCCCTTAAAGATTGCTGTCACCTGTTCTACCAAGTCGCTGATTACAAAGGGTTTGACAACATAAGAAACTGCGTAGGTCAAAATATCCTGTCCATGCTGAGCGACTTCTGAACTATCGACTGCAACGATGATGACAGAGGCAGGTTTTGACCGCAAGAGTTCCAAGGAAAGTTCCCGGCTCCCCATGTCTGCCAACTGAAAACTCATCAAAATCAAATCAAAATCAGTTTCATGGGCCAGCTGCAAGGCCTCCTTCCCTGTCGAAGCGTAATCCACCAAATAATCTTGTTTCTGCAATTCCATGGAAACAAAGTGGGATAGATTGCGCTCACGACCTGCAATCAAAATTTTCTTTGCCATATTCTCTTTCATCGTTCTCTCTATCAGTCGGGATTGGCAGCGGCAAATTAGAAAGAAGGGCGCTTGCACGCCCATTCTGTTTATTTCGATTCGCTATACCAATCGTAGTGGAAGACACCTTCTTTGTCTTTACGGTTATATGTGTGAGCACCGAAGTAGTCACGTTGTGCTTGGATCAAGTTAGCTGGTAAGTTTTCTGCACGGTAGCTATCAAAGTAGGTAATCGCTGCAGAGAAGGTTGGGACAGGCACACCTGCCTGAACAGCTAGGGTTACGACATCACGAACAGCTTGTTGGTATTTTGCAGTGATATCAAGGAAGTATTCATCCAAGAGCAAGTTTGCCAAGTCTTCATCACGTCCGTAGGCATCTGTGATTTTTTGCAAGAAGCGAGCGCGGATGATACAACCTGCACGCCAGATTTTTGCGATTTCACCGAATGGCAAGTTCCAGTTGTTTTCTTTAGAAGCAACACGCAATTGTGCAAAACCTTGTGCGTAAGACATGATTTTTGAGAAGTACAATGCTTGACGAATTTTTTCTACCAATTCAGCCTTGTCACCTTCGTATGCAAACGGAGCTGGTTTTGGAAGGACCTTGCTTGCTGCCACACGCTCATCTTTGTAGGTTGAGATATAGCGAGCAAATACAGATTCTGTAATCAGTGACAAAGGCACACCTAAGTCAAGAGATGATTGGCTTGTCCATTTACCAGTGCCCTTGTTACCAGCAGCATCCATGATGTAGTCAACAACTGGACCATCTTGACCTTGGTCGTCCTTGCGTTTCAAAATGTCAGCTGTGATTTCAATCAAGTAGCTATCCAATTCACCCTTGTTCCACTCAGTGAAGATGTCAGCCATTTCATCTACTGACAAACCGAGTAAGTGTTGCATGAGGTCATATGACTCTGCAATCAATTGCATGTCGCCATACTCGATACCGTTGTGGACCATTTTTACGTAGTGACCAGCTCCATCTGGACCGATATAAGTCACACATGGTGCTCCATCTTCTGGAGCTTTAGCTGAGATTTCTTCCAAGACATCAGCTACCAATTCATAGGCTTCTTTTTGTCCACCTGGCATGATAGACGGGCCTTCAAGAGCACCTTTTTCACCACCTGATACACCTGTACCGATGAAGTTGATGCCTGAGTCTGCCAGTTCTGCTGAACGGCGAATGGTATCTTCGTAGAAGGTATTTCCACCGTCAATCAAGATATCACCTTTGTCCAAGTGTGGCAAGAGGGCTTGAATGGTTGCGTCAGTACCAGGACCAGCCTGCACCATAAGCATGATACGGCGTGGGGTTTCAATTGATTTTACAAAGCTTTCAACATCGTAGCTTGGAACCAAGTTTTTACCTGGGTTGCTGGCTATTACATCTTCCGTTTTATCTGCTGAACGGTTGTAAATCGCTACTGTATAGCCACGAGATTCTACGTTGAGGGCCAAGTTCCGGCCCATTACAGCCATCCCTACAACACCAAAGTTTGCTTTTGTCATGAAGTTTACTCCTATTCGTTTGTATCTCTTTTATTATACACCTGTTTGCATGAATTGACAAGAATTTTCAGATAATTTAATCACCCAAACTATTCTGTCTCTTCCCCATCTGCAAACAAGCCTTGTAATTGTGCAAAGGGGCTATTGGCCTCTTTCTTTTCTTGCACTTCTTGTTTGAAATCATCCTCTGTCAAGACTGACCAGTTGGCACCTGATGGCATATCACTTCCTGCAGCTTCTTCTGGGGTTAGGACCTTGATCGGAATGTTGAGTAAGATGTTATCCGCAACGCTTTCTTCCAAAACAATCTGATCATCCTCAATGACCAAGACCATATCTTCATCGATTAAGTCCTGCTCCTTTAGAGCTGCTTCGCTAGCTACAAAGAGTTCATTGACAGGATAGGATTCTTCCAAAACAACTGGCTCCATGGAGCGGCTTGACGACAAGGTAATGGTATAAGTCATCTGGTAATCCAAAAAGTAAAAACCGGACTCAAAGCGGACATTTCCTTCAACTTGGACAGGCGAGAGACCCAAGACCTCTCGGTTACGAGTCTGAATCTCATCTTGGAGAACCAGAGTTTTCTGAAATGAAATGCCGTCTGGATTTTTTTGAATATCATAAATATGAAACATGATCATCTCCTAGTTTGCATGTTCTGTCAGGTAGTTGTATACCCCTTGGCCTGCTTGAGCACCCTCACCAACCGCTGTCGTTATCTGACGTAATTGTTTCTGACGCACATCACCGATTGCAAACACACCTGGGATCGTTGTCGCCATATCTTGGTCTGTGATAATCCAACCTGCCTCATCTGTAATGCCCAAATCAGTTACCGATTCTGTCATAGCATCTAAACCAACATAGATAAAGACACCACCGAAAGCCTGTTGACTGACTTCACCAGTTTTGACATTCTTGATGACCACTTCTTGTACTCGGAGGTCATCCCCTTGGATCTCTTCTACCACGCTGTCCCAGATAAACTTGATTTTCTCATTGGCAAAAGCGCGGTCCTGAATGACTTTTTGTGCACGCAATTGGTCTCGACGGTGAACGATGGTCACAGTTTCCGCAAACTGAGTCAAAAAGAGTGCCTCTTCGACTGCCGAGTCTCCTCCACCGACCACCAAGAGGTTTTGCCCACGGAAAAAGGCGCCGTCGCAGACTGCACAGTAAGATACACCACGGCTATTGTAGGTATCTTCTCCTGGGATGCCCAATAATCTGTGCTTGGCTCCCATAGCCAGAATCACTGTCTTGGCTTCAAGAATGCCATCTTCTGTGTGAATTTTTTTGATTGGTCCATCAAGCTCCAACTTGGTCATGGTACCAAATAAGTGCTCCACACCAAATTTTTCCAGGGGTTCAAACATTTTTTCCGCCAATGCTGGACCGGAAATATGTTCGTAACCTGGATAATTTTCAATTTCAGCTGTATTGTTCATTTGGCCGCCGTAAATGCCGCGTTCCAAAAGGGCAACCTTGAGGTTGCTTCGTCCTGCGTAGAGCGCTGCTGTCATCCCAGCAGGTCCTGCTCCAACCACTATCGTATCGTACATAGAATTTCCTCTCTAAGCTTTTAGCATCAATAATACACCCAGTACCCCAAAGGAAAGGATGGGGATGGTCATGACATTGATCATCATCAAATCATAGAGGGCATCTTGGCGTTCCTGAACGGTCTTGTCTACCCTTCGAATCATGCGTCCCAGAAACCAAAAGCCACTCACCACAACCATAAAGACAATCGTCAGTAATAAACTCTGAAGATAAAGTCCCAAAATGGATTCAAATATCATCCCTTACTAAGCCTCCTAAAAGGTCTGGCGCTTGGCCTTACGCTCTGCCCGTCCCTTGGCACGAGCCTCCACACGTTTGGTCTTTCTGCGCTTCTCATCAACAGCCCACTTGATTTTTTTCTTGTAGCCCGGCTTGATTTTTTTCTTTTTCTTTTTAACGAGACCGATCATCTCTATGTCCAGCTGTTCTGTTTTCTTCTCACGATTGACCCGACGGTCACGATCATAGCTGTCCTTAAATTCGCCATCTCTCATCTCTTTTGGAAGAAACTTGATATTGATTTTTTCCAATTCACGAATATCAGCATCATCACTTGGTTGATAGAAGGTAATGGCAATCCCTGACAAGCCATTGCGGCCAGTCCGACCTACTCGGTGAACAAAGAAGGAAAGGTCTTGCGGAATCGCATCATTGATAACATGACTCACCCCTTCGATATCAATCCCACGCGCCGCCAAATCCGTTGCGACAATGTACTGATAATCCAGATTTTTCACCTGATTCATGATCCGTTTGCGCTCGCGTGGTGGAATATCTCCGTGAATCTTGGCAACCCGTAAGCCGTTGGCAGTCAGATAGCTGTGCAATTCATCTGCCCGTGTTTTGGTATTGACAAAAATCATCGCCAGATAGGGCTGCATGAGTCGAGTCGCTTCCAAAATTTGTGCATTGCGATCACGGCCCTTGGTCGAAATCAACCAGTTTTCAATCGTATCTGAAATAACCGTCTTGGTCTTAATTTGTTCCAATACAGGGTTGGACAGATATTTTTTCAAAAATGGTTGCAATTTTTGCGGAATGGTCGCTGAAAAGACCAAAAATTGAAGGTTTTTTGGCAGGCTGCCTGCAATCTTGTCAACTGTTTCCAAAAAGCCCATGTCGAGGGTCATATCCGCTTCATCAACCACAAAGGTCTTTGCCTTGTGGATGGCTAAATCACCTGATTTAACCAAATCGTAAATGCGGCCAGGTGTTCCAATGACAATGTGGGGTTGACCGGCTTGTAGCTTGTCAATTTGACGATTTTTATCTGTCCCACCAACATAGTTTACCACCCGCACTTCTGTCTCAGAATGACTGGCCAATTGGCGCGCTGCTTGGTAAATCTGCGTCGCCAACTCACGAGATGGTGCTGTGATAACTGCCTGAACCTGATCCAAATCTTCCTGAAGTTGCTGGAAAATAGGCAATAAAAATGTATGGGTTTTTCCAGAGCCAGTTTTAGATTCCCCAATCAAGTCGCGACCAGATAGGACAACAGGAATCAATTTTTCCTGAACTTCTGTCGCCGTTACAAAGTTAATATCTGCTAAGGCCTCTTGAATATAAGGCTTCAATGGTAGTTCTGTAAATTTCATAAGTCCCTCTTTTTCTACTTCTTTTCATTATAACACAAAAACAGCAGAGACTGCTGTTTCTACATTCCTATAAATAGAGAATGGCTAAGGTCAGAAGGCTCATCGCCAACCCCAGACCCCAAAGAAAGAAGTCCACTTGC is a genomic window of Streptococcus sp. 29896 containing:
- a CDS encoding YceD family protein is translated as MFHIYDIQKNPDGISFQKTLVLQDEIQTRNREVLGLSPVQVEGNVRFESGFYFLDYQMTYTITLSSSRSMEPVVLEESYPVNELFVASEAALKEQDLIDEDMVLVIEDDQIVLEESVADNILLNIPIKVLTPEEAAGSDMPSGANWSVLTEDDFKQEVQEKKEANSPFAQLQGLFADGEETE
- a CDS encoding DEAD/DEAH box helicase, with translation MKFTELPLKPYIQEALADINFVTATEVQEKLIPVVLSGRDLIGESKTGSGKTHTFLLPIFQQLQEDLDQVQAVITAPSRELATQIYQAARQLASHSETEVRVVNYVGGTDKNRQIDKLQAGQPHIVIGTPGRIYDLVKSGDLAIHKAKTFVVDEADMTLDMGFLETVDKIAGSLPKNLQFLVFSATIPQKLQPFLKKYLSNPVLEQIKTKTVISDTIENWLISTKGRDRNAQILEATRLMQPYLAMIFVNTKTRADELHSYLTANGLRVAKIHGDIPPRERKRIMNQVKNLDYQYIVATDLAARGIDIEGVSHVINDAIPQDLSFFVHRVGRTGRNGLSGIAITFYQPSDDADIRELEKINIKFLPKEMRDGEFKDSYDRDRRVNREKKTEQLDIEMIGLVKKKKKKIKPGYKKKIKWAVDEKRRKTKRVEARAKGRAERKAKRQTF
- the trxB gene encoding thioredoxin-disulfide reductase, encoding MYDTIVVGAGPAGMTAALYAGRSNLKVALLERGIYGGQMNNTAEIENYPGYEHISGPALAEKMFEPLEKFGVEHLFGTMTKLELDGPIKKIHTEDGILEAKTVILAMGAKHRLLGIPGEDTYNSRGVSYCAVCDGAFFRGQNLLVVGGGDSAVEEALFLTQFAETVTIVHRRDQLRAQKVIQDRAFANEKIKFIWDSVVEEIQGDDLRVQEVVIKNVKTGEVSQQAFGGVFIYVGLDAMTESVTDLGITDEAGWIITDQDMATTIPGVFAIGDVRQKQLRQITTAVGEGAQAGQGVYNYLTEHAN
- a CDS encoding DUF4059 family protein; the encoded protein is MFESILGLYLQSLLLTIVFMVVVSGFWFLGRMIRRVDKTVQERQDALYDLMMINVMTIPILSFGVLGVLLMLKA
- a CDS encoding DNA-binding response regulator, translated to MAKKILIAGRERNLSHFVSMELQKQDYLVDYASTGKEALQLAHETDFDLILMSFQLADMGSRELSLELLRSKPASVIIVAVDSSEVAQHGQDILTYAVSYVVKPFVISDLVEQVTAIFKGRDFIDENCRQIKLHAAYRDLKIDFQNRTVTRAGELVNLTRREYDLLATLMYSPEILSREQLLERVWKYDTAVETNVVDVYIRYLRGKLDVPGQDSYIKTVRGVGYAMRE
- the gndA gene encoding NADP-dependent phosphogluconate dehydrogenase; protein product: MTKANFGVVGMAVMGRNLALNVESRGYTVAIYNRSADKTEDVIASNPGKNLVPSYDVESFVKSIETPRRIMLMVQAGPGTDATIQALLPHLDKGDILIDGGNTFYEDTIRRSAELADSGINFIGTGVSGGEKGALEGPSIMPGGQKEAYELVADVLEEISAKAPEDGAPCVTYIGPDGAGHYVKMVHNGIEYGDMQLIAESYDLMQHLLGLSVDEMADIFTEWNKGELDSYLIEITADILKRKDDQGQDGPVVDYIMDAAGNKGTGKWTSQSSLDLGVPLSLITESVFARYISTYKDERVAASKVLPKPAPFAYEGDKAELVEKIRQALYFSKIMSYAQGFAQLRVASKENNWNLPFGEIAKIWRAGCIIRARFLQKITDAYGRDEDLANLLLDEYFLDITAKYQQAVRDVVTLAVQAGVPVPTFSAAITYFDSYRAENLPANLIQAQRDYFGAHTYNRKDKEGVFHYDWYSESK